The proteins below are encoded in one region of Scyliorhinus torazame isolate Kashiwa2021f chromosome 16, sScyTor2.1, whole genome shotgun sequence:
- the mrto4 gene encoding mRNA turnover protein 4 homolog — MPRSRRDKRVSLTKTTKKGLQIKQNLIEELRKCVDTYKNVFVFSIENMRNNKLKDMRSAWKHSRFFFGKNKVMMVALGREPADEYKDGLHKVSKQLQGEVGLLFTNRTKTEVIEWFDRYTESNFARAGNIATMAVTLDAGPLPQFTHSLEPQLRQLGLPTTLKKGVVTLLSDYDVCKEGASLTPEQARLLKLLGVEMADFKVTINCMWNSETGEFEQLAATGERSNKEIEEMDAKQE, encoded by the exons aTGCCGCGATCCCGGCGCGACAAGCGGG TTTCTTTGACTAAAACAACAAAGAAAGGATTGCAGATCAAACAGAACCTGATCGAGGAG TTAAGAAAATGTGTGGACACCTACAAGAACGTCTTTGTCTTTTCTATTGAGAATATGAGAAATAATAAACTAAAGGACATGCGGAGTGCCTGGAAACATAGCCG GTTTTTCTTTGGTAAAAACAAAGTGATGATGGTGGCCCTCGGAAGAGAACCAGCAGACGAGTACAAGGATGGTTTGCACAAG GTCAGTAAACAGTTACAAGGTGAAGTAGGCCTTCTGTTCACGAATCGCACAAAGACGGAAGTGATTGA GTGGTTTGATCGATACACTGAGTCCAATTTTGCTCGTGCTGGGAATATAGCTACAATGGCTGTTACACTAGATGCTGGACCACTGCCACAGTTCACACACTCTCTTGAGCCACAGCTGCGGCAGCTTGGATTACCAACCACATTGAAGAAAG GCGTTGTCACATTATTGTCTGACTATGACGTGTGCAAAGAAGGTGCCTCACTGACCCCTGAGCAAGCACGTCTTCTG AAACTTCTTGGTGTTGAGATGGCGGACTTCAAAGTGACAATAAACTGTATGTGGAATTCCGAGACTGGTGAATTTGAGCAACTGGCAGCAACTGGAGAAAGAAGCAACAAAGAGATTGAGGAGATGGACGCTAAACAGGAGTGA